From one Streptococcus pneumoniae genomic stretch:
- the glpO gene encoding type 1 glycerol-3-phosphate oxidase has product MEFSKRTRELAIQKMQDRQLDLLIIGGGITGAGVALQAAASGLDTALIEMQDFAEGTSSRSTKLVHGGLRYLKQFDVEVVSDTVTERAVVQQIAPHIPKPDPMLLPVYEEEGSTFSLFRLKVAMDLYDLLAGVNNTELANKVLSKEEVLEREPDLKTEGLVGGGVYLDFRNNDARLVIENIKRANRDGALIANHVKAEDFLFEDGEVVGVIARDLLTDETFEIRARVVINTTGPWSDEVRNFSNTGKKISQMRPTKGVHLVVDQSRLKVSQPVYFDTGKADGRMIFVLPRENKTYFGTTDTDYKGDLENPMVTQEDVDYLLEIVNNRFPHANLTIDDIESSWAGLRPLLSGNSASDYNGGNSGKISDDSFENLIATVQDYLKEEKTRDDVESAVAHLESSTSEKVLDPSAVSRGSSLERDDNGLLTLAGGKITDFRKMAEGAMQKVLEILSSEYGRSFKLINSKTYPVSGGELNPANVASELEAYAQLGVLSGLSLDEATYLANLYGSNAPKVFALARTVEKAEGLSLAETLSLHYAMGYELALSPVDFLLRRTNHVLFMRDSLDELIEPVLNEMAAYYEWDEAVRQAKAEELQTALAKNDLAYLKEKE; this is encoded by the coding sequence ATGGAATTTTCAAAACGTACACGCGAACTCGCGATTCAAAAAATGCAAGACCGTCAGTTGGACTTGCTGATTATCGGGGGTGGAATTACTGGTGCTGGAGTGGCTTTGCAGGCTGCTGCTAGTGGTCTTGATACTGCTTTGATTGAAATGCAGGATTTTGCTGAGGGAACCAGCAGCCGCTCAACCAAATTGGTCCACGGAGGACTTCGCTATCTCAAGCAATTTGATGTGGAAGTCGTCTCTGATACTGTGACGGAGCGTGCAGTGGTTCAACAAATCGCCCCTCATATTCCAAAGCCAGATCCAATGTTGCTTCCTGTTTATGAGGAAGAAGGTTCGACCTTTAGCCTGTTTCGTTTAAAAGTAGCAATGGATTTGTATGATTTACTGGCTGGGGTTAACAATACGGAGTTAGCCAACAAAGTCTTGAGCAAGGAAGAAGTGCTAGAACGTGAACCTGACTTGAAAACAGAAGGCTTGGTTGGTGGCGGTGTCTATCTGGACTTCCGTAACAATGACGCACGCTTGGTAATTGAAAATATCAAACGTGCCAATCGTGATGGTGCTTTGATTGCAAACCATGTAAAAGCTGAGGATTTCCTCTTTGAAGATGGAGAAGTGGTCGGTGTGATTGCGCGTGATTTATTGACTGATGAAACCTTTGAAATCCGTGCTCGTGTAGTTATCAATACGACTGGTCCTTGGAGTGATGAAGTTCGGAACTTCTCAAATACTGGCAAGAAAATCTCTCAAATGCGACCAACAAAAGGGGTTCACTTGGTGGTGGATCAAAGCCGCTTGAAGGTTTCTCAGCCTGTCTATTTTGACACAGGTAAGGCAGACGGTCGGATGATTTTTGTCCTCCCTCGTGAAAATAAGACTTACTTTGGTACGACAGACACAGACTACAAAGGTGACTTGGAAAATCCAATGGTGACCCAAGAAGATGTGGATTACCTTCTTGAGATTGTTAATAATCGCTTCCCACATGCAAACTTGACGATTGATGATATCGAAAGTAGCTGGGCAGGTCTTCGACCGCTCCTATCAGGCAATAGCGCTTCTGATTACAATGGTGGTAATAGCGGTAAGATCAGCGATGATAGTTTTGAAAATCTCATCGCAACGGTGCAGGATTATCTCAAAGAAGAAAAAACACGTGATGATGTGGAAAGCGCAGTTGCTCACCTGGAATCAAGTACATCTGAGAAGGTGCTTGACCCATCTGCTGTCTCTCGTGGAAGTAGCCTTGAGCGAGATGACAATGGTCTTTTGACACTTGCAGGTGGAAAAATCACAGATTTCCGTAAGATGGCTGAAGGTGCCATGCAAAAAGTCCTTGAGATTTTATCTAGCGAATACGGTCGGAGCTTTAAACTCATCAATTCTAAGACCTATCCAGTCTCTGGTGGGGAATTAAATCCAGCCAATGTAGCTTCTGAGCTAGAAGCTTATGCCCAACTTGGTGTCTTGAGTGGTTTGAGCTTAGATGAGGCGACTTATTTGGCAAATCTTTATGGCTCTAATGCACCAAAAGTCTTTGCTCTTGCGCGAACTGTGGAAAAAGCAGAAGGCTTGAGCCTTGCTGAGACTCTTTCTCTTCACTACGCTATGGGGTATGAATTAGCACTTAGCCCAGTTGATTTCCTTCTTCGTAGAACCAATCATGTCCTCTTTATGCGTGATAGCTTAGATGAATTGATCGAGCCAGTCTTAAATGAGATGGCAGCTTACTATGAGTGGGATGAAGCAGTACGTCAGGCAAAAGCAGAAGAATTGCAAACAGCACTTGCTAAAAATGATTTGGCATATTTGAAAGAAAAAGAATAG
- the glpK gene encoding glycerol kinase GlpK gives MSEKYIMAIDQGTTSSRAIIFNKKGEKVSSSQKEFPQIFPQAGWVEHNANQIWNSVQSVIAGAFIESGIKPTDIEAIGITNQRETTVVWDKKTGLPIYNAIVWQSRQTAPLAEQLKRDGYSELFHEKTGLVIDAYFSATKVRWILDHVPGAQERAEKGELLFGTIDTWLVWKLTDGKAHVTDYSNAARTMLYNIKELKWDDEILEILNIPKVMLPEVRPNSEIYGVTAPFHFYGGEVPISGMAGDQQAALFGQLAFEPGMVKNTYGTGSFIIMNTGHEMQLSDNSLLTTIGYGINGKVYYALEGSIFIAGSAIQWLRDGLRMIESAPESESLASDSTSNDEVYIVPAFTGLGAPYWNPNARGAVFGLTRGTSKEDFVKATLQSIAYQVRDIIDTMQLDSGIDIQLLKVDGGAAMNSLLMQFQADILGIDIARAKNLETTALGAAFLAGLAVGYWKDLDELKALNETGELFQPTMNESRKEQLYKGWKKAVKATQVFAEED, from the coding sequence CCACAGATTTTTCCACAGGCTGGCTGGGTAGAGCACAATGCCAATCAAATTTGGAATTCCGTGCAGTCAGTCATTGCAGGAGCCTTTATCGAAAGTGGGATTAAACCGACGGATATTGAGGCGATTGGGATTACGAACCAACGGGAAACAACAGTGGTTTGGGATAAGAAGACAGGTTTGCCGATTTATAATGCCATTGTTTGGCAATCTCGTCAAACAGCTCCTCTGGCAGAACAGCTTAAGCGTGATGGTTACTCAGAGCTTTTCCATGAAAAGACTGGTTTGGTGATTGATGCTTACTTCTCTGCGACCAAGGTTCGCTGGATTTTGGATCATGTGCCAGGAGCGCAAGAGCGAGCAGAAAAGGGAGAATTACTCTTTGGAACCATTGATACTTGGTTGGTTTGGAAATTGACAGATGGGAAAGCCCATGTGACAGATTATTCCAATGCGGCAAGAACCATGCTTTACAATATCAAAGAGCTAAAATGGGATGATGAGATTTTAGAGATCTTGAACATTCCAAAGGTCATGTTGCCAGAAGTACGTCCGAATTCAGAGATTTATGGCGTGACAGCTCCATTCCATTTTTATGGTGGAGAAGTGCCGATTTCAGGAATGGCAGGAGATCAGCAGGCAGCGCTCTTTGGTCAGCTAGCGTTTGAGCCAGGTATGGTAAAAAATACCTATGGAACAGGTTCATTTATCATCATGAATACAGGTCATGAGATGCAGCTGTCAGATAATAGCCTGTTGACCACGATTGGCTATGGAATTAACGGCAAGGTTTATTACGCTTTGGAGGGTTCAATTTTCATCGCTGGAAGTGCCATTCAATGGTTGCGTGATGGTCTGCGTATGATTGAGAGCGCTCCAGAGTCTGAAAGTCTAGCGAGTGATTCAACGAGCAATGATGAAGTGTATATTGTGCCAGCCTTTACAGGACTTGGAGCGCCTTATTGGAATCCAAATGCGCGTGGAGCGGTCTTTGGCTTGACTCGTGGTACGAGCAAGGAAGATTTTGTTAAAGCAACGCTTCAATCCATTGCTTATCAGGTTCGGGATATTATTGATACTATGCAGCTAGATTCTGGTATTGATATTCAGCTCTTGAAGGTCGATGGTGGGGCTGCTATGAATAGTCTTCTCATGCAATTCCAAGCAGATATTTTAGGGATTGATATTGCTCGGGCGAAAAATCTTGAAACAACAGCCCTGGGAGCTGCTTTCTTAGCAGGGCTTGCGGTTGGTTACTGGAAAGATTTGGATGAATTAAAAGCCTTGAATGAAACAGGAGAACTTTTCCAACCAACCATGAACGAATCTCGTAAGGAACAATTATACAAAGGCTGGAAGAAAGCTGTCAAAGCAACGCAAGTATTTGCTGAAGAAGATTAA